CCACGGCGTCGCACACCAGCGGGCCTCCGCCGGCGATCCGGAACGACAGGCGGACCGAGGCGGGACGCGGCCACAGCGGGACCGGCTCGGCCGGTTCCGCGCAGCGGCCGGAGAAGTCCAGCGGCGGGGGGCCGTGCAGGCGGAAGGCGATCGTCGGCGACAGCGGCTCGTCCCCGCACGCCCACAGGGCCACCGCGGCGCCGATCGCAGCCGTCAGGTGCGCGAAACGATTGCGATTCGGGGAGAATGTGCGGCTTGACACCGGCGTGATGCGTGGGCTATCCATGCCCGGTCTTTTCCACGACTGGCCGAGCGGCCGGGGGTGCGCGGCAGCGCGCGCAGTCTAGCGTACCCCGGATTTCAAAGGAGGCGCACCATGCGTGAGGTAGTGATCGTCGGCGGAGCCCGGACTCCGATCGGCAGTTTTCTCGGCGCCCTCGCGCCGGCGAGCGCGACCGAGCTGGGCTCGACCGCGATCCGTGCGGCGCTCGACCGAGCCGGCGTGTCCGCCGACGCGGTGGACGAGGTCTACATGGGCTGCGTGCTGCCGGCCGGCCTCGGCCAGGCGCCGGCGCGGCAGGCGGCGCTGGGCGCGGGCCTGCCGCAGGGCGTGCCGTGCACCACCGTCAACAAGGTGTGCGGCTCGGGGCTCAAGACCGTGCTGCTCGGCGCGCAGGCGATCGCGACCGGCGACGCGGACGTGGTCGTCGCCGGCGGCATGGAGTCGATGTCCAACGCGCCGCATCTGGCGCGCGGGGTGCGCACCGGTCACAAGATGGGCCCGCTCACCCTCGACGACCACATGGTCAAAGACGGCCTGTGGGACGTCTACAACGACATCCACATGGGCTCGTGCGCCGAGCTGTGCGCCCGCGAAAAGGCCATCTCGCGGCAAGAACAGGACGAGTTCGCGGCCGAGAGCTACCGCCGCGCCCTCGCCGCTCAGCAGTCCGGCGCGTTCGCCGACGAGATCGTCCCGGTGACCGTGCGCACGCGCAAGGGCGAGGTCGTCGTGTCGGTCGACGAGGAGCCGGGCCGCGGCAACATCGAAAAGCTGCCGTCGCTGCGCACCGCGTTCGACAAAAACGGCACGGTCACCGCCGGCAACGCGTCGTCGCTCAACGACGGCGCCGCGGCGGTCGTGTTGATGGCCAAGGAGGTCGCCGACGCGCGCGGCGTCGCGCCGCTGGCCACGATCGTCGCCAGCGCGCAGCACGCGCAGGCGCCCGAGTGGTTCACCACCGCTCCGGCCGGCGCGATCCGCAAGGCGTGCGACCGAGCCGGCTGGAACCCCAAAGACGTCGACCTGTGGGAGATCAACGAGGCGTTCGCGGTCGTGTCGCTCGCCAACCTGCGCGAGCTGGGACTCGACCCGAATCGCGTCGACGTCCACGGCGGCGCGGTCGCGCTCGGCCACCCGATCGGCGCGTCGGGGACGCGCATCCTGGTGACGCTGCTGTACGCGATGCGCGCGCGCGACGCCCGCACCGGCGGCGCGTCGCTGTGCATCGGCGGCGGCGAGGGCATCTGCCTGTTGGTGCGGCGATGACGGCGACGGCTGCGAGCGACGTGCGCACGGTCGGCGTCGTCGGCGCCGGCCAGATGGGCCGCGGCATCGCCCAGGTCGCGGCGCAGTCGGGGATCGACGTGCGGCTGCTCGATGCCTCGCTCGAGTTGGCCGAGCGGGGGCGCGATCGCATCGGCCGCGACCTCGATCGACTGGTCGCCAAGGGCAAGATGTCGGCCGAGGATCGCGACGCGATCGTCGCGCGCATCCAGCCGATCGGCGACTACGCGCCGCTGGCCGACTGCGAGTTCGTGATCGAGGCGGCGCCCGAACGCGAGGATCTCAAGCTCGACATCTTCCGCAAGCTCAGCGAGGTGGCGCGCGAGGATGCGATCTTGGCGTCGAACACGTCGTCGATCTCGATCACCAAGCTCGGCGCGCAGACGCGCCGGCCCGATCGCGTCATCGGTATGCACTTCATGAACCCGGTGCCGGTGATGAAGCTCGTCGAGATCGTGCGCGGGTTGCCGACGAGCGACGCGACCGTCGAGGCGACGACCGCTCTGGCCAAGCGGTTCGGCAAGATCACGATCGGCGCGCGCGACATCCCCGGCTTCATCGTCAACCGCGTGCTGATCCCGCTGTTGAACGAGGCCTGCTACGCGCTGTACGAGGGGCTCGGCACCGTCGAGGACATCGACACCGGCGTCAAGCTCGGCCTCAATCACCCGATGGGGCCGCTCGAGCTGGCGGACCTGATCGGGCTCGACACGTGCCTGGCGATCGCCGAGGTGCTGCACCAGGAGCTCGGCGACGACAAGTACCGCCCGTGCCCGCTTTTGCGCCAGTACGTGGCGGCCGGCTGGCTCGGCCGCAAGACGCGGCGCGGGTTCTACGAGTACGACGACAGCGGCAACATCATTCGGAGGGATCGGTGAGCGACTATCAGACGATCCGGCTCGAGCGGGACGGGTACCTGGCGACGATCACGATCAGCCGGGAAAAGCAGCTCAACGCACTCAACAGCCAGGTGCTCAGCGAGCTGCACGCGGCCGTGGCGGAACTCGAACTCGACGCCGCCGTGCGCGTCGTCGTGGTCACCGGCGCGGGCGACA
The DNA window shown above is from Deltaproteobacteria bacterium and carries:
- a CDS encoding acetyl-CoA C-acetyltransferase: MREVVIVGGARTPIGSFLGALAPASATELGSTAIRAALDRAGVSADAVDEVYMGCVLPAGLGQAPARQAALGAGLPQGVPCTTVNKVCGSGLKTVLLGAQAIATGDADVVVAGGMESMSNAPHLARGVRTGHKMGPLTLDDHMVKDGLWDVYNDIHMGSCAELCAREKAISRQEQDEFAAESYRRALAAQQSGAFADEIVPVTVRTRKGEVVVSVDEEPGRGNIEKLPSLRTAFDKNGTVTAGNASSLNDGAAAVVLMAKEVADARGVAPLATIVASAQHAQAPEWFTTAPAGAIRKACDRAGWNPKDVDLWEINEAFAVVSLANLRELGLDPNRVDVHGGAVALGHPIGASGTRILVTLLYAMRARDARTGGASLCIGGGEGICLLVRR
- a CDS encoding 3-hydroxybutyryl-CoA dehydrogenase; the encoded protein is MTATAASDVRTVGVVGAGQMGRGIAQVAAQSGIDVRLLDASLELAERGRDRIGRDLDRLVAKGKMSAEDRDAIVARIQPIGDYAPLADCEFVIEAAPEREDLKLDIFRKLSEVAREDAILASNTSSISITKLGAQTRRPDRVIGMHFMNPVPVMKLVEIVRGLPTSDATVEATTALAKRFGKITIGARDIPGFIVNRVLIPLLNEACYALYEGLGTVEDIDTGVKLGLNHPMGPLELADLIGLDTCLAIAEVLHQELGDDKYRPCPLLRQYVAAGWLGRKTRRGFYEYDDSGNIIRRDR